Proteins from one Fibrobacter succinogenes genomic window:
- the tilS gene encoding tRNA lysidine(34) synthetase TilS, with protein MIFDLIENIRRHGFKRLLLAVSGGLDSICLAHYFIANREALDIEWLGIAHVHHGLRVGTADRDAAFVEAFASKYKIPFFLKRLDGDTLKAAEGSLEENARDARYKALVEIVDEIGDSRLRGNDKSSDPIPHSSIAIVTAHHANDQAETMFMRLKRGTTLAGLRGIQEVRILSNSQGVAGLAPEAPLEWVMEDRATGCNQGETSPTHRFENDKAETNCLPSTSYFLLRIFRPFLNVTRTELLEYARKNKLTWCEDESNADVKFARNKIRHEFLPNLESECPGAIKQLCRIAELADKAYEKVTRKCDILFATCLNKRMDSLPSVENDAIQDDNAHSSYLKESEATDPTPHTTISLDKKKLNRVLRAHADADLSEMFRLWLSEKGFRFPIGFFYGPKEPAHVKIPVHAVYRRRSIVKIRHTVWICEFEDALSAAKFVFCEKK; from the coding sequence TTGATTTTTGACTTAATTGAAAATATTCGCCGTCATGGTTTCAAGCGCCTACTGCTTGCAGTTTCGGGCGGTTTGGATTCCATTTGCCTCGCGCATTATTTCATTGCAAATCGCGAAGCGCTCGATATCGAATGGTTGGGAATTGCCCATGTGCATCACGGGCTGCGGGTCGGAACGGCCGACAGAGACGCCGCTTTTGTCGAAGCATTTGCAAGCAAATACAAGATTCCGTTTTTCTTGAAGCGTTTGGATGGCGACACGCTTAAAGCGGCCGAGGGTTCGCTTGAAGAAAACGCAAGGGATGCAAGGTACAAAGCGCTGGTCGAGATTGTTGATGAAATTGGAGATTCCCGCCTGCGCGGGAATGACAAAAGCAGCGACCCCATTCCACACAGCTCTATCGCCATCGTCACGGCGCACCATGCAAACGATCAAGCGGAAACGATGTTCATGCGACTCAAGCGCGGAACGACGCTTGCAGGGTTACGAGGGATTCAAGAAGTTCGCATTCTAAGCAATAGCCAGGGCGTTGCGGGGCTGGCGCCTGAAGCCCCGCTAGAATGGGTGATGGAAGACCGTGCAACGGGCTGCAATCAGGGGGAGACCTCCCCCACGCATCGCTTCGAGAATGACAAAGCAGAAACAAACTGTCTACCGTCTACTTCCTACTTCCTACTAAGAATCTTCCGGCCATTCCTGAATGTGACTCGCACGGAATTGCTCGAATACGCAAGAAAGAACAAATTAACTTGGTGCGAGGACGAAAGTAATGCGGATGTGAAATTTGCTCGCAACAAAATTAGACACGAGTTTTTGCCGAATCTGGAAAGTGAATGCCCCGGAGCAATCAAACAGCTTTGCCGCATTGCAGAACTTGCCGACAAGGCGTATGAAAAAGTGACGAGGAAATGCGACATACTTTTCGCGACATGCTTGAATAAACGTATGGATTCCCTCCCTTCGGTCGAGAATGACGCGATCCAGGATGACAACGCCCACTCCTCATACCTCAAAGAGAGCGAAGCGACCGACCCCACACCCCATACCACAATCTCGCTGGACAAGAAAAAGCTCAACAGGGTGCTCCGCGCACACGCCGATGCTGACCTTTCGGAGATGTTCCGGTTATGGCTTTCGGAAAAGGGTTTTCGGTTCCCGATTGGATTTTTCTATGGCCCGAAAGAGCCTGCTCATGTGAAAATTCCGGTCCATGCCGTTTACCGCAGGCGTTCCATCGTCAAAATACGCCATACGGTCTGGATTTGCGAGTTCGAGGACGCGCTATCCGCTGCAAAATTTGTATTTTGCGAAAAGAAATAA
- the folP gene encoding dihydropteroate synthase, whose product MLSSILESTRAISWKIGNDIIPASRMPLVMGIVNVTPDSFFDGGKHNTPEAAYEHAISLVEQGAVILDIGGESSRPGSVPVSEQEEIDRVCPVVEALAQTATISEDLDNPGFRKFYISVDTVKAKVAEECMRLGAHIINDISACTMDPNMIDTVARTKASVVLNHMRGSFGKMQQDFKPYTNVVSEVQEELLAQVQKLLDAGVERERICIDPGIGFGKTVQDNIDLMKSVEVMLKDGYPVLIGTSRKSYIGKMPGLETSDRLIPTVTAGIVAALGGASVLRVHDVREAKESLLYLEALKSHDAV is encoded by the coding sequence ATGCTTAGCTCTATTCTTGAATCCACTCGTGCAATCTCTTGGAAAATTGGAAACGACATTATTCCAGCTTCGAGAATGCCGCTTGTCATGGGTATCGTGAACGTTACCCCGGACAGTTTTTTCGATGGAGGCAAGCATAATACCCCCGAAGCCGCTTACGAACATGCGATTTCGCTTGTCGAACAAGGTGCCGTAATTCTCGATATCGGCGGCGAAAGCAGCCGTCCGGGAAGCGTCCCCGTGAGCGAACAAGAAGAAATCGACCGCGTGTGTCCGGTTGTCGAAGCGCTGGCGCAAACGGCAACGATTTCCGAAGATCTGGACAATCCCGGTTTTAGAAAATTCTACATCTCGGTCGATACGGTCAAGGCGAAAGTCGCCGAAGAATGTATGCGCCTTGGAGCGCATATCATCAACGACATTAGCGCCTGCACGATGGACCCGAACATGATCGACACGGTCGCCCGCACCAAGGCAAGCGTGGTGCTGAACCACATGCGCGGAAGCTTTGGCAAAATGCAGCAGGACTTCAAGCCGTACACGAATGTCGTGAGCGAAGTTCAAGAAGAACTTTTGGCGCAAGTACAAAAGCTCTTGGATGCAGGAGTCGAACGTGAACGCATATGCATCGACCCAGGAATCGGTTTCGGGAAAACGGTTCAAGACAACATAGACTTGATGAAGTCCGTTGAGGTTATGCTCAAGGACGGTTACCCCGTCTTGATTGGCACATCGAGAAAGTCCTACATTGGCAAGATGCCGGGGCTCGAAACAAGCGATAGGCTTATCCCGACGGTGACCGCAGGCATTGTAGCCGCCCTCGGCGGTGCAAGCGTTCTCCGCGTGCACGATGTCCGCGAAGCAAAAGAATCACTTTTATATTTGGAGGCTTTGAAGTCCCATGACGCTGTTTAA
- the ftsH gene encoding ATP-dependent zinc metalloprotease FtsH yields MNKPQKPTAPFKNKNFIIVLIMLLMLFVMFPMTGKESNKDITRTEFLALMGDSTKVITELTLQKTPDGVIIEGAYEMSPDEIAIAQKNQSTLARFTRASSDMKHKHFKSHMLEVSNEQISAWETFKGVKVKVIHESTTWIDTLIAFLPAILLIAFFYIMMSRQMGGGGKSPFSFGKSQVRQLNSQKKTTFNDVAGCDEAKQDLQELVEFLKDPKKYDALGGRIPKGALLVGPPGTGKTLLARAVAGEAGVPFFSMSGSDFVEMFVGVGASRVRDLFETGKKNAPCILFIDEIDAVGRQRGAGLGGGHDEREQTLNQLLVEMDGFTANEGVILIAATNRPDVLDKALLRPGRFDRQIVVGLPDLKGREEILKVHLKKRKVPLAPDVDVKAVAKGTPGLAGADLENLVNEAALLAARFNNKKVTMLDFEEARDKLSMGAERRTLLMTDEEKRHTAYHEAGHALMTLLCKHSDPLHKITIIPRGRALGVTMSLPERDQVSYSREYAEERIMIMMSGRLAELIFFNHQSTGASNDIQRATELARKMVTEWGFDEEIGPVCYSRADGEVFLGREISKPKEMSEMMAEKIDNAINGLIKRMDAAARKLLEENKDKLIDLAEALFEFEVLDREEIDRVMAGEKLTGTKKSRQYQAMEELAKKREEENTPPPDPGDQPPVAPIADVQPTPVAGNETATNSVKETEQQ; encoded by the coding sequence ATGAATAAACCTCAAAAGCCAACAGCACCGTTTAAGAACAAGAATTTTATCATCGTTCTCATCATGCTCCTCATGCTTTTCGTCATGTTCCCCATGACCGGGAAAGAATCCAACAAGGATATTACCCGCACCGAATTTTTAGCATTGATGGGAGATTCCACCAAGGTTATCACGGAGCTTACGCTTCAGAAAACTCCTGACGGCGTGATTATCGAGGGCGCTTACGAGATGTCCCCAGATGAAATAGCCATAGCCCAAAAGAACCAGAGCACTCTTGCGAGATTCACACGCGCAAGCAGCGACATGAAACACAAGCATTTCAAAAGCCACATGCTCGAAGTTTCGAACGAACAGATTTCGGCATGGGAAACGTTCAAAGGAGTCAAGGTCAAGGTCATTCACGAATCGACTACTTGGATTGATACGCTCATTGCATTTTTGCCCGCTATTTTGCTGATTGCTTTCTTCTACATCATGATGAGCCGTCAGATGGGCGGTGGCGGTAAGAGCCCGTTCTCGTTTGGCAAGAGCCAGGTGCGTCAGCTGAACTCGCAAAAAAAGACGACGTTCAACGATGTTGCCGGCTGCGACGAAGCGAAGCAGGACTTACAGGAACTCGTCGAATTTTTGAAGGACCCGAAGAAATACGATGCTTTGGGCGGTCGCATTCCAAAGGGTGCGCTCCTTGTTGGCCCTCCGGGCACGGGTAAGACTCTCCTCGCCCGCGCTGTCGCTGGCGAAGCTGGTGTGCCGTTCTTTAGCATGTCCGGTTCGGACTTTGTGGAAATGTTCGTTGGCGTGGGCGCAAGCCGCGTACGTGACTTGTTTGAAACAGGCAAGAAAAACGCTCCGTGCATTTTGTTCATCGACGAAATCGATGCCGTGGGGCGCCAGCGTGGTGCTGGTCTCGGGGGCGGTCACGACGAACGCGAACAGACTTTGAACCAGTTGCTTGTTGAAATGGACGGTTTTACCGCTAACGAAGGCGTGATTTTGATTGCCGCCACGAACCGTCCGGATGTGCTCGACAAGGCACTTTTGCGTCCGGGCCGTTTTGACCGTCAGATTGTGGTGGGGCTCCCCGACCTCAAGGGCCGCGAAGAAATTTTGAAGGTGCACTTGAAAAAACGCAAGGTGCCTCTTGCTCCGGATGTTGACGTGAAGGCTGTTGCCAAGGGAACGCCTGGACTTGCCGGTGCGGACCTCGAAAACTTGGTGAACGAAGCAGCGCTCCTTGCCGCAAGGTTCAACAACAAGAAAGTGACGATGCTCGACTTCGAAGAAGCACGCGACAAACTCAGCATGGGTGCTGAACGCCGCACGCTCCTGATGACTGACGAAGAAAAGCGCCACACCGCCTATCACGAAGCGGGCCACGCCCTCATGACCTTGCTTTGCAAGCATTCGGATCCGCTCCACAAGATTACGATTATCCCGCGCGGACGCGCTCTCGGCGTGACCATGAGTTTGCCCGAACGCGACCAGGTGAGCTACAGCCGCGAATACGCCGAAGAACGCATCATGATTATGATGTCTGGCCGCCTCGCCGAACTCATCTTCTTCAACCACCAGAGCACCGGTGCTTCGAACGATATCCAGCGCGCGACAGAGCTTGCCCGCAAGATGGTCACGGAATGGGGCTTCGACGAAGAAATCGGACCTGTCTGCTACAGCCGCGCCGATGGCGAAGTGTTCCTAGGTCGAGAGATTAGCAAGCCGAAGGAAATGTCCGAAATGATGGCCGAAAAAATCGACAACGCCATCAACGGCCTAATCAAGCGCATGGACGCTGCGGCTCGCAAGCTCCTTGAAGAAAACAAGGACAAACTTATCGACCTCGCCGAAGCGTTGTTTGAATTTGAAGTGCTCGACCGCGAAGAAATCGACAGGGTCATGGCTGGCGAAAAGCTCACCGGAACAAAGAAGAGCCGCCAGTACCAGGCTATGGAAGAACTTGCAAAGAAGCGCGAAGAAGAAAACACTCCACCACCTGATCCGGGTGACCAGCCGCCGGTCGCACCGATTGCCGACGTACAGCCCACCCCCGTCGCAGGTAATGAAACTGCAACAAACTCCGTCAAAGAAACCGAACAACAGTAA
- the cdaA gene encoding diadenylate cyclase CdaA: protein MTLFKLFGIIDVRMADILDVLLISVILYYIFLLFRGTRAAQMIFGGFLLILAWLIAQWWELHTLVWMLSNLATLGIIAIVILFQPEIRSALTRIGQSVSKVDLRNILFHASGLDDISQKICTAVQDLAKTKTGALIVLEKRVGLKNYADTGELLNARISSRLLRALFFPNSALHDGAVILNCKEIVAAGCILPMPTGNAEGDAGYGMRHRAAKALAAESDALIIIVSEETGKISTAYRNNLRRGLTPKELKAEIFRHWHDLFNEVIDEEPSETENEAVEN from the coding sequence ATGACGCTGTTTAAGTTATTCGGCATCATTGATGTCCGCATGGCTGACATTCTGGACGTTCTCCTCATATCAGTCATTCTGTACTACATCTTTTTGCTGTTCCGCGGAACGCGTGCAGCACAGATGATTTTCGGTGGCTTTTTGCTCATTCTTGCATGGCTCATTGCGCAATGGTGGGAACTCCACACGCTCGTGTGGATGCTCAGTAACCTCGCCACGCTCGGTATTATTGCCATCGTGATTTTGTTCCAGCCCGAAATTCGAAGCGCACTTACCCGAATCGGCCAGAGCGTGAGCAAGGTGGACTTGCGCAACATTCTCTTCCACGCCAGCGGCCTCGATGACATTTCCCAAAAAATTTGCACCGCAGTCCAAGACCTCGCCAAGACAAAAACAGGCGCACTCATCGTGCTCGAAAAACGCGTTGGCCTCAAGAACTACGCCGACACAGGTGAACTCCTGAACGCCCGCATCAGCTCCAGACTTTTACGCGCACTCTTCTTCCCGAACTCCGCTTTGCACGATGGCGCCGTGATCCTCAACTGCAAAGAAATTGTCGCCGCCGGTTGCATTTTGCCGATGCCGACCGGTAACGCCGAAGGTGATGCCGGTTACGGTATGCGCCACCGCGCCGCAAAAGCACTCGCCGCCGAAAGTGACGCCCTCATCATCATCGTCTCCGAAGAAACAGGTAAAATTTCGACCGCTTACAGAAACAACCTGAGACGCGGCCTCACCCCGAAGGAACTCAAGGCGGAAATATTCCGCCACTGGCATGACCTCTTCAACGAAGTCATCGACGAAGAACCAAGTGAAACTGAAAACGAAGCTGTAGAAAATTAA